The Rathayibacter caricis DSM 15933 genomic sequence ACGTCGGGGCCGTCGAAGAGCGCCTGCACCCGTGCGCCGTCTCCGCTCCAGGTCAGCACCGAGCTGTCGGCCGAGGGGCTCAGCCGCTCGCCCGCGGCGCTCCGCGCCTTCAGGCGGAGGACGGCTGTCATCCGGGTCCGGTGCGAGACCAGGTGGAGGTCGTCCACGATCCGGTGCAGGCCGATCACGGGCGAGACGTCCATCCAGGCGCCGCGGGTGCTGAAAGGGATCTCGCGGATGTCGAAGGGGATGCGGGTGGTCATGTCGTGCCTTTCGAGAGCGGAGGAGAGGAGTCAGTCCTTGACGGCGCCGGCGGTGACTCCGGCCGACACGTAGCGCTGGGCGACGATGAGCAGCACCGCCGCGGGGACGGAGGCGACGACGGCGGCCGCCATGATCGCGTTCCACTCCTGGTTGTTGTTGCCGATGTAGGCGTAGATGCCGAGCGTGATCGGCCGCAGGTCGCCTCCGCTGTTCAGCGTCGACGCGAAGATGAAGTCGGACCACGCCCAGAGGAACGCGAAGAGCGACACCGTGACGGCGGAGTTGCGGCTGACGGGCAGCACGACCGAGCGGAAGGTCCGCCACTGCGAGGCGCCGTCGATCTTCGCGGCGTTGAGCAGCTCGTCGGGGATGCCCTGCATGAACGCCGAGAAGATCAGGACCGCGAACGGCACGGCGATGGTCGAGTCCGCGATGATCAGCCCCAGCAGGCTGTTGAGGATGCCCAGGTTGAGGTAGATGGCGTAGAAGCCCATCGCCATGATGATCGCCGGGATCATCTGCGCGATCAGCAGCACGAAGTTCAGCACCCCGGTGCCGCGCGGGCGCAGCTTCGCGAGCGCGTAGGCGGCCGGAGCCGAGATCGCCAGGGTGAGGGCCACCGTGCCGAGCCCGATGATCAGGCTGGTGCCGAGGAACGGCAGCTGCTGGCGCAGCACCGCCTCGTAGCCGACGAAGGTCGGGTCCAGCGGGAGCAGGCTCGGCGGGCTCTTGCGCATGTCGCCGGTCTTGGTGAGCGAGACGACGATCATCCAGTAGACGGGGAAGAGCATGATCGTGGTGAAGAGGACGCCCAGGGCGGTCCTCCACCAGCTGCGGGTGGTGGTCACGATTTCTCCTGGCGGCTCTGGACGCGGATGTAGACGAGGCCGAAGACGAGGGCCAGGAGGATGAGCAGGTTGCCCACCGCCGCGGCCGGTCCGAAGTCGGGGAGGGTCGACCCGAAGCCGAGCTGGTAGGTCCAGGTGGCGAGCGTGGTCGAGGAGCCGGCCGGGCCGCCCTTGGTCATGATCCAGATGATGTCGAAGACCTTCAGCGTGTAGACCAGGCCCAGCAGCACGGTGATCGCCGAGACGGGCCGCAGCAGCGGCACGGTGATCAGCATCAGCTTCTGCCACGCGTTCGCGCCGTCGAGCGCGGCGGCCTCGTAGATGTCGGTCGAGATCCCCTGCAGACCCGAGTAGAGGATCACCAGGTTGAACGGGATGCCGATCCAGATGTTCGCGATGATCACCGCGGTGAGGGCGACGTCGGGGTCGGTCAGCCAGTTGATCTGCGGGCCGCCGATGGCCTGCAGGAAGGCGTTCACGATCCCGGAGTCGCTGTTCAGCATCCAGGACCAGGTCGACGCCGAGACGATCAGCGGCAGCAGCCACGGCACGAGGAAGAGCGCTCTGAGAATTCCCGAGAGGCGGAAGCCGCTGTAGAAGAAGACCGCGAGCGCGAAGCCGATGACGTACTGGAACACGATCGACGCCAGGACGAAGACCGCCGTGTGCGAGACGGCGGGCAGGAACGTCGCCGAGGTGAAGACGTCGAGGTAGTTGTCGACGCCGACGAACGGGGCGCCGCCCTGGACGAAGCTGCGCACGGTGTAGCCGCGGACGCTCAACTCGAGATTGCGGAACAGCGGATACGCGTAGAAGACGGCCAGGTAGACCAGCAGTGGCGCGAGGAACGCGAGGGCGGCCCAGCGCTCCGGCGACGGTCCGCGTCGCGGGGAGCGGCGCTCGCTCCTCGCGGAGGACGGAGGGCGGGTGGCCGGTGCGGGACTCGGCGCGATGGGGGTGGTCGTCATGACTGCCTCTCGTCGGCCGGGCCTCCCGCGAGGTGCGGGAGGCCCGGCTGCTCGGTCGCTCTACTCGGTGGCGGAGGCCGCGGCGTCCTGCGCGGCCTTCAGGGCGTCCTCGGGGCTGGAGCTGCCCGTGATGGAGCTCTGCACCGCGGTCCAGAGCTGCTCGGAGATGAGCGGGTAGTCGGTGCCCAGGTTGTCGCCGGTGCGGCCCTGGGCGGCGCCGACGGCGTCGATCCACGGCTGCAGCGTCGCGTCCTCGGCGAGCTGCGCCTCCTGCGCGTCGGTCGTCGGAGCGACGTAGTTCAGGGCGTTGTCGGTGCCGACGATGTTCTCGGTGTCGGTCATGCACGACGCGATCTGCGCCGAGACCTCGTAGCGGGAGTCGTCCGACTGGACGGGCAGGCTGAGGAACTCGCCGCCGGTGGGAGCGGCGGCGTTCCCGCCGTCCTTCGCGGGGATCGGCAGGACCTCGTAGCCGGCCTCGGCCGCGGACGCCTTCTGCCAGGTGCCGTTCTCGGCGAACGCGACGTTGCCGGCCTGGAACTCCTGCCAGCTCGTCGTCTGGGTGTTGTTGATGACGGAGTTGGGCGCGTAGCCCTTCTCGATCCAGTCGGTCCAGAGCGCGAGGGCCGAGACCGCGTCGTCGCTCGAGAGGTCGGTCAGCTCGGCGCCCGATCCCCAGAACCACGGCAGGAACTGGAACGAGCCCTCCTCGGTGCCGACCGCCGAGAACGTGATGCCCGTATCCCCGGTCGCCGCGACCTTCTCGAGCGCCGCGGTCAGCGAGGCCCAGTCGGTCACGGAGGCGATGTCGACGCCCGCCTTCTCGAGCACGGCGGGGTTGTAGTAGAGCGCGAGGGTGTTCGCGCCGATCGGGACGCCGAAGGTGTCGCCGTCGATCTGACCGGCCGAGAGGATGTTCTCGGCGAAGCCGTCGGTGCTGAGGCCGCTCTCGTCCGTCGTGGTCAGGACGCCGGCCTCGGCGAGCGTGGAGACGACCGGGTTGTCGATCAGCAGCAGGTCGGGGGAGTTGTCCTGCTGACCCGCGAGGAGTGCTTTGTTGGTGAGATCGGACGTGTCGTACGCCGTCCGCTCGATGGTGACACCGGCGTCGGCGGCACAGGCGTCGATGACCTTCGCCCAGTCCGAGGACGCGTCGTACTGGGGGTACGGGTCCCACCAGGTGTAGGCGCCGCCGGCGGCGTCGGTGGACTCGCCTCCGGTGGAGGCCGAGCAGCTCGCGAGAGCGAGCGTCGAGAGGGCGGCGACGGCGAGTGCGGTGCCGGCGCGGGTGGACTTCCTGGTGATCACAAGATCCTCCTTGATGTCGTGAGTGCTGTGTGGGGGAGTGGCTCGGGTTCGAACCGGTTCGACGAATGATCGACGAGAACAGGGGACCGGGCGGTGCCGGGTCAGAGGGCGACGGCGCTCCCGCGATCGACGAGTCGGGCGTCGAGGAGGCGGATCGCCGGGGCGTCCGCGCGTTCCGGATGCTCGATGCGGTCGACGAGGCGCTCGACGACCTGTGCGCCGAGCTCGGTGGGACCCGTCTCGACGAACGTGTAGGGGAGCGAGAAGTCCCGGGCGAACTCGCCCGAGTACAGGCTCACGACCGAGAGCTGCCCGGGGACGGAGATGCCGCGACGACCGAGGATCGAGGGGAGCATCGCGACCGCGCGGTCGCTGTGCACGATGAGCGCTGTGAGATCGGGGTTCTCGTCGAGGAACGTGTTGACCATCGGCTCCATCGCCGCGGCCGTCGTCTCGGACGCCCGGATGCTCAGCTCCACGTTCCGAGCGGCGGCGGTCTCGACAGCGGCGTCGCGGAAGCGGACGCCGTAGGTGCCGCCGCGCTCGAAGACGTGGATCGGGGGCGTGATCAGACCGACCCGTCGGTGGCCGAGCGCGGCCAGGTGCTCGACGAGCAGGCGACCCGCGTCCCGGAAGTCGAGGTCGAAGACGTCCACGCCGGCCGCGTCCTGGGGGACTCCGATGGCGGCGCCGGGCTGACGGGCCGCCGTCAGTGCGGGGAGGCGGTCGTCCTGGGTCGAGACGCTGAGCAGGATCACTCCGTCGACCATCTCGGAGCTCGTGACGCGGGTGAGGGCGGCGGCACCGTCGGGCTCGGTGGCCATCAGGATGTCGTAGCCGAGCTCGCGGGCGCGGGTCGTGATCGGGAGGATGTACTCCATCATCGCCGGGGCGAACTCGTCCGGATCGAAGTGGACGAGGAGGCCGAGGGCCATCGTCCTGCGCGTGGCCAGGGCGCGGGCGCCGGCGTTGACCGTGAAGTCGAGGTCGCGGATCGCGTCCTTGATGCGCTGCTGGGTCTCGAGAGAGATGCTCCGCTTGCCCGAGAGCGCGTAGGAGACGGTGCTGCGGGAGACGCCGGCCGCTTTCGCGACATCGCCGATCGTGGCCATGTCCACCTCCTCGTGTTCGAACCGGTTCGACTATGGCAGACGTCAAGAACTCCTGCAAGCGGACGGCTCGAGGAGCCGCGCGCCCGCTACTCCGCCCGCGGCCACTCGCTCGTCAGGTACGCCTCGATGGCCCGGTGCCGGAACCGGTACAGCGTCCCGCGGTCGATGATCCCGCGCACGGTGTCGAGGCGCTGCGCGGTGGTCCCCGCCTCGGTCGGCTTCGAGAGGCCGATCGCCCGGGCGATGCGGGTGAGGGTGCGGTCGCGGGCCGGCATCGACGCCATCGCCTCGAGGAACGCGAGTTCGCGCGGAGGCAGCCGCCCGAGGATGCGCTCGACGTGCGCCGCAGCCTCCCTCTGCGCTCCGCGCCACCCCGCGAGCACCTGCTGCCGGGTGATCGTCGTGCCGGTCCCGGCGTACCAGGCGCTCTCGCCCGCGAGCTGGAACAGGAACGGCTCGCCGCGGCACAGCTCCACGACCACCGCGACCGCGTCGCTCTCCATGCGGATGCGGGTCGTCCCGCCCCGCTCGTCCGGAACGTCCCAGCCGGGCAGCACGAAATCCTGGAGCGCCGCGACGATGTCGTCGTCGTCGATCGCCGTGAGCACGGTCGTCTTGAACCGTCGCGCGAACGTCGCGCCCTTCTGCGCACCGGCCCGGTCCTCGAAGTCGGGGAGGCCGGTCAGGTAGACCGCCAGCGGCAGGAAGCGGGTCACCCGGACGCCTCCGGGCAGCTCGACGACCACCTCGTGCGTGATCGCGTCGCCGAGGGCGATCAGGAGCTGCGAGAGGGCGCTCTCGTCGACGATGTTCTGCACCTCGTCGAGGTGGATGAGCGCGACCACGTCCTGCGCGATCGCCGCGCGGCCCACTTCGACGAGCAGCTCGGTGAGAGCGGTGTGGGGCTCGGGCCCTTCTCTCCCGCGGAGGGTGAGCGAGATCCCGGACGCGGCGACGGCCTGCACCCGTTCGAGCACGCCGGCGAGCCGCTTCTCGCGCGCCGTCGCGAGCCCGGCGGCGTCGGCGAGCACCAGTAGCGCGGCGGCCAGGAGCTTCAGCGGATCGGCGCCCGAGGGGATGCGCAGCTGCGGGGTCACCCAGTCGCCTCCCGCCGCCGCGTCCTGCGCGATGCGCCGCACGAGTGACGACTTGCCCAGTCCCGGCTCGCCGAGGATCGTGCGGCCCCGCTCCGGCAGCCCGCGATGCAGGCGCGGACGGAGGATGTCGCGCCAGTCGCTCAACTGGGCCGTGCGACCCGCCCAGATCTCGGGAACCGTGTCGGAGCCGGGGCTGAAGGGATTGTCGACGGCGTCACGCATAGTGATAACTTTACCAACTCCCCGGGCCCTGATAAGGTTACCGCGGCTGGTCGAGCAGCCCGCATCTCTCCGGGTGGCAGCGGATCTCGAGACGGCCGCTGCGCGGCCTACTCGATCAGCAGGGAGAGGCCCTGCAGTCCTTCTCGACCAGCGCGGAGGGGCCCCCTTGCAGGTCGAGCAGCCCCGCAGGGGCGTCTCGAGACCCGCCGCGCGAGCCGCTCACCGCCCCGGCGGCGGCCCCGTCGTCGCGCGCTGCACCAGCTGCGTCGGCAGCCGCACGTGCAGCGAGCGCGGTGTCTCGCCCGCCATCAGCGCCGTCAGCATCTCGGCGGCCGTCGAGCCGAGCGTCTGCATCGGCTGCCGGACGGTCGTCAGCGGCGGATCCAGGCGCGACGCCTCCGGGACGTCGTCGAAGCCGACCACCGACAGGTCCCGCGGCACGTCGAGCCCGATCCGCGCCGCGATCTCGATGATCGCGATGGCCGACACGTCGTTCGCGGCGAACACGGCGGTGGGCCGGTCCGGGAGCGACAGCAGCGCCGAGGCGGGCCGGCGCGCGGTGTCGTGCTGGTACAGGCCCACGTGCACGAGCCGCTCGTCGAACGCGATGCCCGCCTCCGACAGCGCGGCGCGGTAGCCGGCCTCGCGCAGGCGCGCCGAGCGCAGGTCCGGACGGCCGGCCACGAAGCCGATCCGCCGGTGCCCGAGCTCGACGAGGTGCCGCGTCGCCTGCAGCGCGCCTCCGTAGCTGTCGGACTCGACCGTGGGCAGGTCGGCCCGCCCGGTGTGCGGGTCGATGGCGACGAGCGGGATGTCCGAGGCCGCGGTGAGGACCGTCGGAGTGACCATGATCGCGCCGTCGATCAGGGTGCCGCTCAGGCGGCTCAGCGAGCGCCGCTCCCAGCCCTCGCCCTCGCCCTGGTGGGAGCCGCTGTAGGCGAGCAGGTCGAAGCGCGAGCCGCGCAGCTCGGCGCCCACGCCCTTCAGGATCTCGGCGCGGAACGGCTCGAAGTCGGCGACGAGCACGCCGATCACGCCGGTGCGCCGCGAGCGCATGCTGCTCGCGACGAGGCTCGACTCGTAGCCCAGCTCGCGCACCACGTCGAGCACGCGCGTGGCCGTCGCGGCGGCGATGCCGTACCGGCCGTTGACCGCCTTCGAGACCGTCGCGACCGAGACTCCGGCCGCGGCGGCGACGTCGTGGATGGTCGGACGGTGACTCACAGGACCGACCTTAACCCTCCGGGACGCCGTTTGGAAAATGATTTCGAAAACGTTTGACGCTCCCGCTGAGCAGTACGGAGACTGACCTCGCCCACCGGATGAACGGCGGGTGCACCTCGGCGCCGCTCTCCCTGGCGGCGCCCACTCGATGAAGAGAACAGGTCGAACGATGAAGTTCAGAAAGATCGCAGTGGCCACCGTCGCCCTGCTCGGCGCGGCAGCGGCCCTGAGCGGCTGCTCCGCCCAGGAGTCCGGCTCCTCCGACGGCACCGTCTCCATGACCCTCTGGCAGAACTCCACCACGGGCCCCGGCCAGGAGTTCTGGGACAAGACGGTCGCCGACTTCGAGGCCGCGAACCCCGGAGTCACCATCACCCCGCAGGCCATCCAGAACGAGGACCTGGACGGCAAGCTGCAGACCGCGCTCAACTCCGGCGACGCGCCGGACATCTTCCTCCAGCGCGGCGGCGGCAAGATGGCGGCCATGGTCGCCGGCGGCCAGCTGATGGACCTGACCGACAAGATCTCGGACGAGGCCAAGAGCGAGATCACCGAGGGCTCCTTCGGAGCCAACACCCTCGACGACAAGGTCTGGGCGATGCCGGTCGCGGTGCTCCCCGGCGGCGTCTTCTACAGCCAGGACCTCTTCACCGCGGCGGGCATCAGCACCCCGCCGTCGACCCTCGAGGAGCTCGACTCCGCCGTCACCGCTCTCAAGGGCAGCGGCACCCAGGCGATCGCGCTCGGCGGCAAGGACGCCTGGCCCGCCGCGCACTGGTACTACTTCTTCGCGCTGCGCGAGTGCAGCGCCGACACGATGGCCGAGGCGGCCGACTCGAAGGACTTCTCGGACGAGTGCTGGGTCAAGGCCGCCGAAGACCTCCAGACCTTCTCCGAGACCGAGCCGTTCAACGAGGGCTTCCTCACCACCGCCGCCCAGCAGGGCGCCGGCAGCTCGGCGGGCCTGCTGGCCAACCGCCAGGCCGCCATGGAGCTCATGGGCGCCTGGAACCCGGGCGTCATCGCCTCCCTCACCCCCGACGAGGAGC encodes the following:
- a CDS encoding AAA family ATPase, with the protein product MRDAVDNPFSPGSDTVPEIWAGRTAQLSDWRDILRPRLHRGLPERGRTILGEPGLGKSSLVRRIAQDAAAGGDWVTPQLRIPSGADPLKLLAAALLVLADAAGLATAREKRLAGVLERVQAVAASGISLTLRGREGPEPHTALTELLVEVGRAAIAQDVVALIHLDEVQNIVDESALSQLLIALGDAITHEVVVELPGGVRVTRFLPLAVYLTGLPDFEDRAGAQKGATFARRFKTTVLTAIDDDDIVAALQDFVLPGWDVPDERGGTTRIRMESDAVAVVVELCRGEPFLFQLAGESAWYAGTGTTITRQQVLAGWRGAQREAAAHVERILGRLPPRELAFLEAMASMPARDRTLTRIARAIGLSKPTEAGTTAQRLDTVRGIIDRGTLYRFRHRAIEAYLTSEWPRAE
- a CDS encoding extracellular solute-binding protein, producing the protein MKFRKIAVATVALLGAAAALSGCSAQESGSSDGTVSMTLWQNSTTGPGQEFWDKTVADFEAANPGVTITPQAIQNEDLDGKLQTALNSGDAPDIFLQRGGGKMAAMVAGGQLMDLTDKISDEAKSEITEGSFGANTLDDKVWAMPVAVLPGGVFYSQDLFTAAGISTPPSTLEELDSAVTALKGSGTQAIALGGKDAWPAAHWYYFFALRECSADTMAEAADSKDFSDECWVKAAEDLQTFSETEPFNEGFLTTAAQQGAGSSAGLLANRQAAMELMGAWNPGVIASLTPDEEPLPDLGWFPFPEVDGGEGEPGSIMGGVDGYSCSVDAPAECVDFLNYLATADVQKEYYAAFNAPPVNQVAQEAVTEPYLQDILAAYNSAPYVSQWLDTVYGLNVGNALNVGVVDLLAGKSDPEQLVEAVNAAAKKA
- a CDS encoding LacI family DNA-binding transcriptional regulator is translated as MATIGDVAKAAGVSRSTVSYALSGKRSISLETQQRIKDAIRDLDFTVNAGARALATRRTMALGLLVHFDPDEFAPAMMEYILPITTRARELGYDILMATEPDGAAALTRVTSSEMVDGVILLSVSTQDDRLPALTAARQPGAAIGVPQDAAGVDVFDLDFRDAGRLLVEHLAALGHRRVGLITPPIHVFERGGTYGVRFRDAAVETAAARNVELSIRASETTAAAMEPMVNTFLDENPDLTALIVHSDRAVAMLPSILGRRGISVPGQLSVVSLYSGEFARDFSLPYTFVETGPTELGAQVVERLVDRIEHPERADAPAIRLLDARLVDRGSAVAL
- a CDS encoding carbohydrate ABC transporter permease — translated: MLFPVYWMIVVSLTKTGDMRKSPPSLLPLDPTFVGYEAVLRQQLPFLGTSLIIGLGTVALTLAISAPAAYALAKLRPRGTGVLNFVLLIAQMIPAIIMAMGFYAIYLNLGILNSLLGLIIADSTIAVPFAVLIFSAFMQGIPDELLNAAKIDGASQWRTFRSVVLPVSRNSAVTVSLFAFLWAWSDFIFASTLNSGGDLRPITLGIYAYIGNNNQEWNAIMAAAVVASVPAAVLLIVAQRYVSAGVTAGAVKD
- a CDS encoding carbohydrate ABC transporter permease, which translates into the protein MTTTPIAPSPAPATRPPSSARSERRSPRRGPSPERWAALAFLAPLLVYLAVFYAYPLFRNLELSVRGYTVRSFVQGGAPFVGVDNYLDVFTSATFLPAVSHTAVFVLASIVFQYVIGFALAVFFYSGFRLSGILRALFLVPWLLPLIVSASTWSWMLNSDSGIVNAFLQAIGGPQINWLTDPDVALTAVIIANIWIGIPFNLVILYSGLQGISTDIYEAAALDGANAWQKLMLITVPLLRPVSAITVLLGLVYTLKVFDIIWIMTKGGPAGSSTTLATWTYQLGFGSTLPDFGPAAAVGNLLILLALVFGLVYIRVQSRQEKS
- a CDS encoding LacI family DNA-binding transcriptional regulator; its protein translation is MSHRPTIHDVAAAAGVSVATVSKAVNGRYGIAAATATRVLDVVRELGYESSLVASSMRSRRTGVIGVLVADFEPFRAEILKGVGAELRGSRFDLLAYSGSHQGEGEGWERRSLSRLSGTLIDGAIMVTPTVLTAASDIPLVAIDPHTGRADLPTVESDSYGGALQATRHLVELGHRRIGFVAGRPDLRSARLREAGYRAALSEAGIAFDERLVHVGLYQHDTARRPASALLSLPDRPTAVFAANDVSAIAIIEIAARIGLDVPRDLSVVGFDDVPEASRLDPPLTTVRQPMQTLGSTAAEMLTALMAGETPRSLHVRLPTQLVQRATTGPPPGR
- a CDS encoding sugar ABC transporter substrate-binding protein, which codes for MITRKSTRAGTALAVAALSTLALASCSASTGGESTDAAGGAYTWWDPYPQYDASSDWAKVIDACAADAGVTIERTAYDTSDLTNKALLAGQQDNSPDLLLIDNPVVSTLAEAGVLTTTDESGLSTDGFAENILSAGQIDGDTFGVPIGANTLALYYNPAVLEKAGVDIASVTDWASLTAALEKVAATGDTGITFSAVGTEEGSFQFLPWFWGSGAELTDLSSDDAVSALALWTDWIEKGYAPNSVINNTQTTSWQEFQAGNVAFAENGTWQKASAAEAGYEVLPIPAKDGGNAAAPTGGEFLSLPVQSDDSRYEVSAQIASCMTDTENIVGTDNALNYVAPTTDAQEAQLAEDATLQPWIDAVGAAQGRTGDNLGTDYPLISEQLWTAVQSSITGSSSPEDALKAAQDAAASATE